The following nucleotide sequence is from Salvia miltiorrhiza cultivar Shanhuang (shh) chromosome 7, IMPLAD_Smil_shh, whole genome shotgun sequence.
aacggtatgaaaattctcataccgaaattttcggtatgccgatcttcggtataccgaaaagtacGGTACGGCAAtggtatgaaaattctcatactgcaatttacggtatggtatacggtatgacgaaaaattttcggtataccgtaccgATCCACCCCTAACCACGCATCCACCGTCTGTCTAGTTCGCCGACAATGGCGAGTGCCTAAGAACTTATACCACGGTCACAATGGCGTTGTTTGGACCTGCGACATCTCCAGTATCATCTATTTTTCCCTTATTTTCGTCGATTTCTAGACATTTTCATCGTTTTCAATGTCTGGCGGGGATTTATGCGACTTTGAGATTTTATTGGGTTTTTGGTGTTAGTGGATGGATAGGTGAATTTGTTTTAGCTGTAAGCTCGTAAGTTAGTGGATGATGGGTGAATTGTCTTTCTAGTTTGAGGaattttaacttttttctttttttctacaAATAGTTATTCGGTAATCCATATGTTGTGAATTAATTCATATAATTTGTTGGTTTATTCGATTATTAACTAGCATAATATCAGTTGAAGTCATATCGAATAAACCAACAAATTATATGAATTAATTCACAACATATGGATTACCCAATAACTATTtgtagaaaaaaagaaaaaagttaaaattCCTCAAACTAGAAAGACAATTCACCCATCATCCACTAACTTACGAGCTTACAGCTAAAACAAATTCACCTATCCATCCACTAACACCAAAAACCCAATAAAATCTCAAAGTCGCATAACTCCGCGCCAGACATTGAAATCGATGAAAATGTCTAGAAATCGACGAAAATAAGGGGAAAATAGATGATACTGGAGATGTCGCAGGTCCAAACAACGCCATTGTGACCGTGGTATAAGTTCTGAGGCACTCGCCATTGTCGGCGAACCAGACAGACGGTGGATGTGTGGTCCTTGGCGCAGGAGAAGAGAAAATCTTCGTTCCGATTGTATTTGAGAAAACCTAGAATAGTGAAGGCAATGATCGAAACAGAGATATCGTTGAATATGGAAGCCGAAATTGATGGGATTTGATTTTGAATGGAGGTGATTCGGTGGAATAAAAACTCCTTTTTGCCCTTTCACCGTGTGAAAACACAAAATGGGTGATGAGAAGTTTCTAATTTGTTTTGATCTTCACCGTAGGATTTCTAGTAATCTAGGGtatatatttattctttattcttAATACATAGGAAATTCTTCATTGAtcttaaccctatatatatatatatatatatatatatatatatataggggagggctattcagaaaactcctcttagactataaattataaactaattaaaatgtatgaattatatgtagaacaccCATGAATccgctgtgtaaatgtatgaatcatgaaaattaatttttttgctacctatgagattcgaactcatgaccatgaattattccaacaaggtgatgaattaaccgtagatcttgatgatccaagggctgaaaatggttcctattttatagtctatctttgatttttattttagccttcccctatatatatatatatatatatatatatatatatagagagagagagagagaggggggttGGGTTGAAATAAAAATCACCCTTAAGATAAGAAATGTAGAACTAATCTACACCATTAATCAATTGTAATTTAACGGCTACAATTAATTGCTTTAAATATGtgatttattaataaataaaacaataattaaatgaGAAAGGGTCAAAAAGTGATCACATAAAAGATAGTGCCGAGAATCTAGGTGGAGTTAAAACAAATGGGTTTTCACTCTTCATGCCATAAACTAAACTCCATAGCCGTCATTTTCAATTCTCCTTTGCAAAAATTACATGAATTCCTTCATTATTATTCACCAAGAGAAAATGAATTGACCAAATCCACTTCGAAGAATCAAAACaccgaaaaatatttttttgatttggTGTTAGATCTTCATGTGCGTGCAGATTGATGGTTCTTCGTGTGTAGGTATACTCCTAGGTTTTTTTTTATCTGAAAACAAAAATTGTAGAACTAATATGCACATAAGCATAAATTCATATGCACTACAGTACATAATAAACAGCACGAAACTATCATACAAGAAGGATACATTGAATTCTTTAATTTATAACACAATAACAACAAATTCAATAATTCACATAAGAAACTAACCGATCTCCATCATTTTGAATGCTAATGGAAGAACAAtcaattaaaatgaaaacataaagaaagaagaagacaCTGATTTAAAAACCGTAGATGAATATTTTAAAGCCATCAAAACCGACACTAACATAATAGTTAATTAGTCATTAACATATTTAACCCCACGTTAAttataagaaaagaaataatacaaaaaaaataattaatatcagCCATTAACTTTACAAAAATAAATGGACAAGATTAGTTATGCGTTCTTACCATAAGAATGGTTTTTATTTGAAcccttcactctctctctctctctctctctctctctctctatatatatatatatatatatatatatatatatatataggagagggctaaaataaaaacactttttaaaatataaaatataaacaattttcaaccttagatcattaagatttacagttgattcgtaaccatgttggatgaatttgtggtcatgagttcgaatcccaaaggtaacaaaaatttatttttcacaattcgtaaccctgttagatgaattcatacgtgttctacataaaattcgtacattggaaaaagtttttatttttattttaagaagtgttttcacggtgtgtgtgtgtgtatatatatatatatatatatatatatacggggAAGTTCTATGGAAACACAAAGATAGGCAGAGAAAGGAGATATGATCTCGTTCGTTGATTTGATGAAATTTGACGATAGTAAATCAATCCCATTACTGGCTTGATATTTTACTCATTTGTCTAACCGTAGGTTACCTTAATTATATGTAATCAAATCTACTTTATTATAGAAAATTAGATATGCAAATACGTTTGTTGCATTAAATCATAAACAAAGATTACATAGAGAGAAAAGCTAGAGATCCCCCGCTGCAGAAATTTCTTTTTCCATTGAAGAAAACCCCAGACATTGAATGTCTAATATGGATTTTGAAGGTATGTTCATGGAGTCGAATTTAAAAGTTTGAAGTTGAATAAACTCTCTGCACTTCTTCTTGAACACCAATCTCTGCACGTATATCGAACCTTCATGCACTTCTTCTTGAACACCCCTCTTTGCACGTATGAACGAAAGTAGTTGTTCAAGCAAAGTTGCCGGCGCTAGCCACCCTCGTCTCCCTCTCCTTTTTATTCtctccaccctctctctctatccctcACGCCAAGCACGCACCCCCTAGACTAGAACACCCCTCCCATgtgccctctctctctctctctcctcaccccatcgccgccgtcgTCGTTGCTCCTTCCACAACCAGTGTTTGGGGTTTGGGGAATGGGGGGGGTGTTTTTCTTAGATCTATGGCGCAGCGGCAGAAAGCCACCCACCGCCGCTCCACGAGACGTGGCTTCCCTTCTCGCCGCCGCCATGCCCTAGACCCCAAATCAGACACCACCGCCTTCCTCCCCCCTCGTTTTTCGGCCTCCCTCCTTATTCCCTCTGCAAATCAGATGGCCACCGCCTTGTTTTAGGAGTTGGTGGTCGGGAGGGTTTGGGGAAGGGGGGTAGGTTTGGGGGGTGTTTGGGGATGGGGGTaagtttttttttgtgaattaatttattaataaattattatattttaataaaataagattaaaaaaataaaacaatgacATGTCATAGGTGTTTGCCATGTCATCTCGccggattttttaattttgggaacattaagagcAAATTCTTATTCATGTATTCCTAAGCCGAATTTAAAGGTCGTGAGAAAATCGCGAAAAATCCAAAACCTTTTTAATTTtacggcaattaacccttttaattGATGGAATTCTAATTTTGTATTTAGGTTATGTGTGTTAATCGTGGACACACGTTCATCATATTCATATACACATTACTAGGTGCGATCTTTCCTCTCTAAATTCTTATATTATGTGGTTATTATTTTAATCTTTACTTTGTTTAGTTGTGCACTTGAAACTTGTTTTTAAAGCCTTGAGCTTAATATGATTAGAAAATATCAATCTGGATATTAAAATGCACTAATAAGGAAAAAGTTGAACAATTGATCCAATCTCAGAAGGGTGCtataaagaatttttttttctcaaaagaaTCTCAAGTAGGTGAAAAGTCAGTTGATTctgaaaaattaaatgaaattaatgTTGAACAAATAGAAAATGTGACTGATGATAATAACAAGAATAATACAAATAATTCAGACTATTTGGAACATAATTTAGATAAGATTTCAGGTGGGAAGAACGGAAATGATAATGTTAAgcaaaattattcaattttaattgatATATATGATCCAAGAAGATGAGATTCTCTTGATAAAAATTTGATTGATAATTTAATAGTAAATGGTCCTAAAAATGACTTGACTATAGTAAAAAGCCCCAAAGATAATTTTTTCTCAAATATTCTCTTCAACTTTCTATACAAGATACTTGTCCAATGGTAAAACTTGTGATAGAGATTGACTAGTCTACTCAAAGGAGCTTGACaaagttttttgtttttgtcgTAATTAAGATATTCAAAAAGGGTAATGGAAAGGGTAATTTAGTAAATGAAGGCTTTAAAGATTGCTCTCATCTTAGTTTTAGACTTAAAGAACATGAAACAAGTGCTGATGAACATGTATTGAGTATGACAACTTTGTGTGACCTTCGATATAGATTGCAACAAAATGAAACAATTGATAAAGTTGCTCAAGAAAAACTTAAGAAAGAAAAGGAATACTGGAAATGTGTAATCACTAGAATTATTGTTATTGTGAAATATCTTGCAAAACATAATCTAGCATTTAgtggaaaaaaaggaaaagctATATCAAACTAGCAATGAAATTTTTTTGGGTTTGATTGAAATGTTGGCTAAGTTTGATCCTGTGATGAAAGAGCATGTTAGTCGTATTTGTAGTGGAAAAATGCATCATCATTATCTGAGTCATGATATTCAAAATGAGATGGATATTGTTAATTTCTTTTAAGATTAGATCTgttgttattaaatttataaaatttacaaAACATTTTTCTTTGATGTTGGATTGTACGCCTGACGCTAGTCATCTAGAACAAATGACCTTAATTTTGAGGTGTGTTAATAACTCTTTTGaaataaaagaatattttgTTGAATTCTTGCAAGTTGATGATACCACTGGTCAAGGACTTTTTCAAGTGTTAGAAGATGTTTTGAAATCTCGTGATCTTGAGATAGATAATGTTAGGAGTCAAGGATATGATAATGGATCTAACatgaaaagtaaaaattaaGGTGTGCAAAAAAGACTCTTAGATGTGAATCCTAGAGCTTTCTATACTCCATGTGGCTGTCATTGtcttaatttgattttgtgtgATATTGGAAATACTTATGTGAAGGTAAGGATTTTTTTTGGAATAGTCCAACGCATTTATACttcatatatattgtatatcaaACTATTGCATCACTGGATAAGAGATTTGAACAATATGAGTTATATGAGAATGTCCTTGGTCTTTTGTTCAACTCTGAAAAGTTGCAGTCACTTGATAATATTAAACTCCAAACTTGTTGCAATCACTTTGAAAATGCTCTTAGAAGAGGTGATGTATGAGATATTGATGAAAATGATTTGTTTATTGAGTTAAAATTGTTTATAGAGCTTTTACCCAAGTAAAAATTGGgagtaataaatatattaatttatcttAAACGATTTAATTGCTTCCCAAATACAATGATTGTTTATAGAATCTGATTAACAATTCCTATTAATGTTGCTTCTGCAGAAAGAAGCTTTTCAAAATTGAAATTGCTCAATCGCAAGAAAGACAAATGAACTTGCTTTCATGGCGATTGAATGAGATATTTTGGAAGAAATTGATGATGAAAGTATTGTAAATGATTTTGTTTCAAATTTGCAAGTAGAGCAACATTTTTTAagtaaataacataattttttatatatttattaagtaatttgacaaaaaaatgtattatttaattaaatatttttataatatatatattttttctcaacTATAAACAGAGGACCCAAATTTAACAATtcactaatttttatggacGAACGAAAGTAATAATAAACCTGCAATCTTCGCAGATGAGAAGAGtactattttttgttttattcttaTACATCTGTTTATGAGTCGATTTAAACTCCCTGAACTTGCATGGTGCTCTGGATCTGCTGGATAGCTTTGGAATTGGTAGTTATTCGGGTTCAAAACTGGAGCTGGACTGACCCATATCGTGGCCCAATCTTACAGCCCAATATGCAGTTCTCTTTTGGATTTGCTTTGATACATTTTATGGGGCTATAGGGGTGATATGATACCTGTAAATACATTTTCCAAAATATTTGTTTCTAATGTCGTTTCATCATGTTCGATAACAAAATACAGAGTCTAAGACAATGTAGTAGTATTGTACATAAATATGGCAAGTACATtccttttattttgaaaatttgcCTAAGTCCCAAAGTTGAGAAGATTTTCCAAAttacttttattattaaaacataaaatctCATGTATATCATGTACAATGTCATTTTGATAGCATGATAATGTCATTTCGAGATAGTGTTACCGTAGCTTACGTTGGtctaatttaatatttgaagctaaaaatcttcaaaattaaGTTCATTACCACATGACTAGCTATCATTATTTACTGTTGGTTCatataaaaaagaaacaaaatagtACAACGTAGTTATGAATGTTTCCTGAAGAAAAGATAGTTTAAATTTCCATATATGCAAAACCAAGCAACACTAGCTATATTATAGAGTTGAATGAAACGAAAATTAGGTAGAAAGCGTAAAATGAAGGGAAGCAAGCAAGATAGGTGAAAAACAAGGTGATATGGTATTGAAAgaggagaaagagaaagttAAGGGCACTTGGTCTTGTTGGCATGAGTGGTCATATCAGTGTAGCAAGTCCCACAAATCTCGCGGTTGCCGTAAGTGCCAGGTGGCACGCACTTGCACCTGAGGCAGCAGGTCCCACATGCTCTGTTGCACAAATTGGGCCTCGAGTGCAACCTGCACCTCGCCTTGCACAGCTGTCCACAATCTGCATTGCAACCAACCATATTACATTAATATTTTCACATCCTTAATGGAATTCCATTGAACACTAGAATACCGCACCAACATAGCTTAAAAGCCTCCTGTTACTGTTACCGCCTTTCACCAcctgaaataaattaattgcaggggaaattaattagagaatatatatatatgaagttgCAATTGCATGTATGTGAGAATTGAACCAGAGAGGATTGTTGTCCGGTTTCAACGTGGGTTGATACGAGAGCCAGAGAGAGGAGTAGAAGAGCGGAGACAAGAAGCAGACGATAAAGATAAGCCATCTTAGTAGATCCAGTTTTAATGAAGATGAGACCTAATTTTTGTTTGGAGTTACCTTTCTCCTTTCTCTCCACTGCTTCTAATTTATATAGCCTAGGTCTGGATGACTACTCGTCCCTACCTTTAAAACTGCGATTTttgattcatttatttattatccAACAAAAATAAAGTTAAAAAGAATGCATTCGCCACATTGTTCGCACTAGCAGACCAtaataaacacatattttaATGTAATTCAATACTAAtgcttcattttatttttcgtCTATCAATTAAATATGAAAACTAAGTcaagttttaaatatttttttatcgaGATAATGTTAACTTCTGGCATGTTCTTAAACGATTGAAAAATGATCGTTTCTTTATTAGCATGAGAATTGGACATAATTCACTAGAAAATTTGGCAGTGCACAACTCAATCATTTAAGCACATAAAATCATACTACCCTCCCCTCACAAGGGTGTGCATAATTTTTTATGacaaaaattttaataaaatgttaaattagtactccctccgtcccatgaatcttgacacgtttggattcggcacgagaattaaggagttatagattagtattttaagtgtgtagttaataaaatataaaagtgataaaataggaaagagagtaataaaagtgataaaataggagagagaatgtaataattattacccaaaatgaaaacgtgtcaagattcgtggaacggtccaaaaaggaaaacgtgtcaagattcgtgggacggatggagtatattgagagttgaaaaaataatttattttattataaaataaaaaataaaaaaaaggaattaATGATGCAATAGTGTCTAAAATATcaaatgcacactcttatgggacggaCGGAGTATGTTttacatttatataattttaattattatacatttcctttataaaataaaaaaattcctcCAATTATGATTTTCTGTTATAAAAAGTAACTctaattttctattttcttcGATTTGTTCGAGCTACTCATAAATTTTACGATTAGATTAACATCCATACCTACTAGTACTACTGgcataataaaaattgaacacGCAATATCCTTTATTTAAATGTACACTGCCTCATATAAACCTCTGCATGCTGCTACTCTGATAACGATGAGATAGGAGTATAtcaatttaaattttacatCTATTGGAATGATTATCCGATGACACCGActtgagtaaaataaataatactaactCCGTTTATGatattatttccattttataaATGCTacgaatttaaaaaataaatattgaatacTAGGTTATAATAGTAATATTGTTGTGAGTACAAGTTTATGGATATCACTACTATAAATAAAAGTGGAAACAATATCGTAGACGgatcaaaatgataaaaatgaaaacaatatCGTGAACGAAGAGAGTAGATAAAAtatctattatttaaaataaatagataaccaaaataaatatttaatacttCATCTGTCCCGTAAGATTGTattacatttttcattttcgtccATCCCATAAATATGTACTCCATCATTTTCATATTTTGGGACATGGCTTCAGTTTATCTTTTTAACCAcaatcatttatttttacataatctcaaaattattttaattacaatTATTCATTTTCactcaatatattatttataatttttttcttaaaattcgcaTTATTccatatatgatatatttttaCTGGACGAAGGAAATAggtaaaaactaaaataaagtaatgaataaataatagaTGACCGactctgagtaaaataaatactccTGCTAGATAAAAACCAAAATAAACGCGCAATATCTTATAgcaattcaaattaattttgctgtcaaaaaaaaaattcaaattaatttggatcagatcaccatttctctgttacgtcatttttcttgtttttttcttGAAAAAAGAATAGTACGAATTTGGATTTGAGCCCGacgtgtattattttttttgtttttgttttgaaaaaaaaaagtactagtACAAGTGTGGAGTAAACTCATTATCCCTTCtttccattacaaatgtttcaCTTTCCATAACGAGATGtatcattataaatatttcattcattttttaataaaatatcctctctctatatttaatatttaaataatttttatcagcctattttatctactttttacatatttcttaatctttatgttcaaaattcaaaagtaataagacatttgtaatgaaacggaggaaatagtattttttttttttttgagaagaagATGGAGTAAACTCATAATTGCATGCCTCTTTTAAGGGCGTGTTTGGTAGTAAGTAAGAGTTAATTGTTATTTTAATCGAACTTCATTAATTAATGTTTGCACAAATACATGTAAATCTAATAGTAGTTCATGCAGTGGCCTAACATGTTTCTAGATTAggtttgagaacaagaattgggaggtgtccaatcttgttaatgaggtcaaagggaggctttggagctggaacaaaatcTTCCATGTGGTTGATTCCAATGTTCCTTTTACCTTGTGGTGCTCTAACGAGCACGCACCACTTGTatgatgtttttggtactcctgGTACCGCCCCAGttttttaatagatttttaattgatcaaaaaaaaaaaaacatgtttcTAGATTaatgagtaaattttttttttgaaaccctAGATTAATGACTAATGATTTTAAAAGAAGGCCGATAAGATTTGAAGTGAAGTTGTGAAATTTTTATGAAGAATTGATAAGCCTCTTGCTTTCCCATCGAACTAACCCCATAAGTTCATAGCTGCTTGAAAAAATTTGTATCtcttgccaaaaaaaaaaaatactctctacgtccacgaaatgagtatccatttgtggacgacacaagttttaagaaatgtattgagtgtgGTGTTATTGGAATAAAATCTCACTTTTTTAGGgtagtaattaaataattgtGTGGGGTATacttattaaaaagaaaaaaaaatggatactAAATATCCTACATtgaaattttagaaataaatggAATAATTAAAAAGTAGAGTAAATAAAGACATGATTCATGGTACGGATGTTGCATTTCATCATGCAGTGGGACAGACAGAGGAGAGGGGAATCCAGCCATATTCCAGTTGGATGGATAAATCAAATCCAAATCCTAATTTTAtacaattaaatttttattggaCCTAAATATCTACTTCCTCGAGATTGAAACGTACAAAAAATCAGATTATACGTTGAAATACATTCTAAACGCACATAGTTGCAATGTAACAGCTAGGGGCGCGACTGATCACTATTTCATAGATTTTACCCCTAATTTGATatcaacacacacacatacttttttttttttttgatctggaaaaggaaattaatattagaaaagggaaaaggtaccagaggtaccggAAGTTACAAAATGAAGTGAGAGATGTTTTTTGTCATCCACTCCTGAAAGCTCACTTCGCCCTCAAGCAGGTCGAAGATTTTGctccaactccacaatctcgCTTTAATACCTCCTACCATCTTGTCAATCTCCCAGCTCTTGCTCTCGAATCTGCTTTCGTTCCTCCctttccaaataagccaagtgGTGCACGCCCAAAGAGTAGAGAGGAACTTCGAACTGATTTTCCTCGTCCCAAGGTTTGAGAAGGCTTCAAAGTGTGCTTCGACATTGTCGGGTCGAACTGAGTCAACTCCCACCCATTTTTGGATTT
It contains:
- the LOC130994009 gene encoding uncharacterized protein LOC130994009, which produces MWRIMRNRLPTCDNLVKRRISLGEEEVFCNACCQKEESVQHIFLRCPKTEMVWNEIQKWVGVDSVRPDNVEAHFEAFSNLGTRKISSKFLSTLWACTTWLIWKGRNESRFESKSWEIDKMVGGIKARLWSWSKIFDLLEGEVSFQEWMTKNISHFIL
- the LOC130993690 gene encoding snakin-2-like, producing the protein MAYLYRLLLVSALLLLSLALVSTHVETGQQSSLVVKGGNSNRRLLSYVDCGQLCKARCRLHSRPNLCNRACGTCCLRCKCVPPGTYGNREICGTCYTDMTTHANKTKCP